In one Sander lucioperca isolate FBNREF2018 chromosome 7, SLUC_FBN_1.2, whole genome shotgun sequence genomic region, the following are encoded:
- the parp12a gene encoding protein mono-ADP-ribosyltransferase PARP12 has translation MTSVISKFVIKTLCDHQGSLDFKCLDEKIAQSFTVAEAVLRTVLFDDGKIAIQEGRQKVVGNQIVSPDSLIVAKTSLRLCQKKPGECPQCDGLHLCRYFVCGDCTFGPKCKNPHSLASPYNAELLKRYGLHDLTEKQLFQLLLQNDPYLLPEICPHYNKGDGLHGSCKFTTSCSKLHICQHYLQGDCKFGSSCKRTHNVETHGMKILRGFSQENIKNLHEIYRNKLIVMGQQERRATAVPALPKVRTPTKQPSHNNPESPTSSACPFKPMSDADRNEICLFFIRRHCSFKEKCVRVHWHLPYRWQVLDSDGKTWKDLENMEDIEKTYCDPYNDTSCIDSPSPTLGIFRFLSLQSSASPVVQSVDFRTMKYGGSPVRRLSTASSVSKPPHFILTTQWLWYWKDDSGQWQEYGQGDGDVPASVTSQTLENVYLADRDTEIPFGAGKQQYILHFKGEPGTEQMFQQNVKFKTKREVRRRPRFVSTLDVEVKLKSASSNSSSSSTAECLPSHWDKTAQPDFGYKLVHLSKSAKEYIMIEQLFKRTMPQGKINSIQRIQNPSLWKVFQWQKDQMKGRIGGKAVNEQYLFHGTDESLIEAICEQNFDWRMCGVHGTAYGKGSYFARDASYSDRYARVKGTLNKIMFAALVLVGEYTRGRSSYVRPPSKGNSTTLYDSCVDSESDPSIYVVFEKQQIYPEYLIKYS, from the exons ATGACTTCTGTCATCTCTAAATTTGTCATCAAGACTCTGTGCGACCATCAGGGTTCTTTGGACTTTAAGTGCCTGGATGAGAAGATCGCACAGAGTTTCACTGTTGCGGAAGCAGTCCTGCGGACTGTCCTCTTCGACGACGGTAAAATAGCTATTCAAGAAGGCAGACAGAAGGTCGTCGGTAATCAAATAGTCAGCCCGGACAGTCTGATAGTGGCTAAAACCAGTCTGCGGCTCTGTCAGAAAAAACCCGGAGAGTGTCCACAGTGCGATGGGTTACACCTGTGCAGGTATTTTGTTTGCGGAGACTGCACGTTCGG ACCCAAGTGTAAAAATCCCCATAGTCTGGCTTCTCCATACAATGCAGAGCTTTTGAAAAGATATGGTCTTCACGATTTGACGGAGAAACAGCTGTTCCAGCTGTTACTGCAGAATGATCCATATCTGCTTCCTGAG ATCTGCCCACATTACAACAAGGGCGATGGTTTGCACGGTTCCTGCAAGTTCACCACATCCTGCAGCAAGCTTCACATATGCCAGCACTATCTCCAGGGTGACTGTAAGTTTGGCTCTTCCTGTAAGAGAACCCACAATGTTGAAACGCATGGAATGAAGATTCTGCGAGGATTCAGTCAGGAGAATATCAAAAACCTTCATGAGATCTACAGAAATAAATTAATCGTCATGGGTCAACAGGAGAGACGAGCTACTGCTGTTCCTG CCCTGCCCAAGGTGAGAACCCCCACTAAGCAGCCTTCCCACAACAACCCTGAATCCCCCACTAGTTCTGCTTGTCCGTTTAAACCCATGAGCGATGCTGACAGGAATGAAATCTGCCTCTTCTTCATTCGCAGACACTGCAGCTTCAAAG aGAAGTGTGTTCGTGTCCATTGGCACCTGCCTTACAGATGGCAGGTGTTAGACAGTGATGGTAAGACCTGGAAGGACCTGGAAAATATGGAAGACATTGAGAAGACCTACTGCGACCCATATAATGACACAAGCTGCATTGATTCACCATCGCCCACCTTGGGGATTTTCAGATTTCTGTCTTTACAAAG CTCTGCATCCCCCGTTGTGCAATCCGTTGACTTCAGGACGATGAAATACGGAGGGTCTCCAGTTCGTCGCCTGTCCACCGCCTCCTCTGTCTCAAAGCCCCCTCACTTCATTCTTACGACACAGTGGCTGTGGTACTGGAAGGATGACAGCGGGCAATGGCAGGAATATGGACAG GGTGATGGTGAtgtaccagcctctgtcacttCTCAAACTCTGGAGAATGTCTACCTggcagacagagatacagagattcCCTTTGGTGCTGGCAAACAGCAGTATATCCTCCACTTCAAAGGTGAACCGGGAACAGAGCAGATGTTTCAGCAGAATGTAAAATTCAAAACCAAGAGGGAGGTCAGAAGGAGGCCTCGCTTTGTGTCTACTCTTGATGTGGAGGTGAAGCTAaagag TGCGTCGTCAAACAGCTCCAGCTCCTCCACAGCTGAATGTCTCCCATCCCACTGGGACAAGACTGCCCAACCGGATTTTGGATACAAG CTCGTACATCTCTCCAAATCTGCGAAGGAGTATATTATGATTGAGCAGTTGTTTAAGCGCACCATGCCCCAGGGTAAAATTAACAGCATCCAGAGGATCCAGAACCCCTCTCTGTGGAAAGTCTTTCAGTG GCAGAAAGATCAGATGAAGGGGAGGATCGGAGGGAAAGCTGTGAATGAGCAGTACTTGTTCCACGGGACAGATGAGTCCCTGATTGAGGCAATCTGCGAGCAAAACTTTGACTGGAGAATGTGTGGTGTCCACGGCACGGCCTACGGCAAAG GGAGCTACTTTGCCAGAGATGCATCCTACTCAGACAGATATGCCAGGGTCAAAGGAACCCTGAACAAGATCATGTTTGCTGCTCTGGTCCTGGTGGGGGAGTATACCAGAGGAAGAAGCAGCTATGTCCGGCCCCCGTCAAAAGGAAACAGCACAACCCTCTACGACAGTTGTGTTGACAGCGAGAGCGATCCCAGCATCTATGTTGTCTTTGAAAAACAACAGATTTATCCAGAGTATCTAATCAAGTACTCGTAA
- the ccdc113 gene encoding coiled-coil domain-containing protein 113 isoform X1 — protein MKATLSLATTARVQCTLATMEDEQNGKDVTQEQKELNNQLEELKCSNAALLAEIDMFERFIGRMDPQDLASHAGEDGPGGASQLEGGGRGRRQRSNISDRLHQLTLEQKLYVAQTEVTETRQDQEKLKQRYERIQDNFKASLKEAELRLAEITKAKNEFERRLLKPMKDNRLEMKEPEKVLQYIEDKSKVPQLEKFNLKNRALKAHEKKLQQQLQQKKEMGKAEYEDIFQEYSEQRIDKNLDELQVTNLKVQRVLSSHKEKLQRVTLESTELSNDITNRKQMLAKIEEEIQHAEEERLKAEALNQHLRRQMTDYQAPDITEYMRVKDKHKKLQQSIHTWERKVGIAEMALKSHAKAWSAQRAPLTPAYRSEAGARSGEHQIPVKLPNIAQHRT, from the exons ATGAAGGCAACACTATCCCTAGCAACCACTGCTAGGGTTCAGTGTACCCTAGCAACCATGGAGGATGAGCAAAACGGCAAAGATGTCACGCAAGAACAGAAAGAACTCAACAACCAACTCGAAGAACTAaa ATGTTCCAATGCAGCCCTGCTGGCAGAGATCGACATGTTTGAACGGTTCATCGGCCGCATGGACCCTCAGGACCTGGCGTCCCATGCTGGGGAAGATGGTCCGGGGGGAGCCTCCCAGCTGGAGGGTGGG GGTCGTGGACGGAGGCAGAGGTCCAACATATCAGATCGCCTCCATCAGCTGACTTTGGAACAAAAACTGTATGTGGCACAGACGGAAGTAACAGAGACACGACAGGACCAGGAGAAACTCAAACAGAGATATGAGAGAATTCAGGACAACTTCAAG GCCTCTCTGAAAGAAGCAGAATTGCGTCTTGCAGAAATCACGAAGGCTAAGAACGAGTTTGAACGCAGACTGCTCAAACCTATGAAGGACAACAGGTTGGAAATGAAGGAGCCTGAGAAGGTGCTCCAGTACATCGAAGACAAGTCAAAG GTCCCCCAGTTGGAGAAGTTTAATCTGAAGAACCGGGCGCTGAAGGCCCACGAGAAGAAGCTCCAGCAGCAGCttcaacagaaaaaagagatggGAAAAGCTGAGTACGAG GACATTTTCCAGGAGTACAGCGAGCAGAGAATTGACAAAAACCTGGACGAACTTCAAGTCACCAATTTGAAAGTACAACGTGTCCTCAGTTCACACAAG GAGAAGCTGCAGAGAGTGACATTGGAGTCCACAGAGCTGAGCAATGACATCACCAACAGGAAGCAGATGCTGGCAAAAATTGAGGAGGAGATACAGCATGCCGAAGAG GAGCGTTTGAAGGCAGAGGCTCTCAACCAACACCTGCGGCGCCAGATGACAGATTATCAGGCTCCCGATATCACCGAGTACATGCGTGTCAAGGACAAACACAAGAAGCTGCAGCAGAGCATTCACACTTGGGAGAGGAAGGTTGGGATCGCTGAG ATGGCCTTGAAGAGCCACGCTAAAGCCTGGAGCGCACAGAGAGCCCCTCTCACTCCTGCATACAGATCTGAGGCTGGAGCTAGATCAGGAGAGCACCAAATCCCAGTGAAGCTCCCAAACATAGCACAACACCGCACATAG
- the ccdc113 gene encoding coiled-coil domain-containing protein 113 isoform X2 → MFERFIGRMDPQDLASHAGEDGPGGASQLEGGGRGRRQRSNISDRLHQLTLEQKLYVAQTEVTETRQDQEKLKQRYERIQDNFKASLKEAELRLAEITKAKNEFERRLLKPMKDNRLEMKEPEKVLQYIEDKSKVPQLEKFNLKNRALKAHEKKLQQQLQQKKEMGKAEYEDIFQEYSEQRIDKNLDELQVTNLKVQRVLSSHKEKLQRVTLESTELSNDITNRKQMLAKIEEEIQHAEEERLKAEALNQHLRRQMTDYQAPDITEYMRVKDKHKKLQQSIHTWERKVGIAEMALKSHAKAWSAQRAPLTPAYRSEAGARSGEHQIPVKLPNIAQHRT, encoded by the exons ATGTTTGAACGGTTCATCGGCCGCATGGACCCTCAGGACCTGGCGTCCCATGCTGGGGAAGATGGTCCGGGGGGAGCCTCCCAGCTGGAGGGTGGG GGTCGTGGACGGAGGCAGAGGTCCAACATATCAGATCGCCTCCATCAGCTGACTTTGGAACAAAAACTGTATGTGGCACAGACGGAAGTAACAGAGACACGACAGGACCAGGAGAAACTCAAACAGAGATATGAGAGAATTCAGGACAACTTCAAG GCCTCTCTGAAAGAAGCAGAATTGCGTCTTGCAGAAATCACGAAGGCTAAGAACGAGTTTGAACGCAGACTGCTCAAACCTATGAAGGACAACAGGTTGGAAATGAAGGAGCCTGAGAAGGTGCTCCAGTACATCGAAGACAAGTCAAAG GTCCCCCAGTTGGAGAAGTTTAATCTGAAGAACCGGGCGCTGAAGGCCCACGAGAAGAAGCTCCAGCAGCAGCttcaacagaaaaaagagatggGAAAAGCTGAGTACGAG GACATTTTCCAGGAGTACAGCGAGCAGAGAATTGACAAAAACCTGGACGAACTTCAAGTCACCAATTTGAAAGTACAACGTGTCCTCAGTTCACACAAG GAGAAGCTGCAGAGAGTGACATTGGAGTCCACAGAGCTGAGCAATGACATCACCAACAGGAAGCAGATGCTGGCAAAAATTGAGGAGGAGATACAGCATGCCGAAGAG GAGCGTTTGAAGGCAGAGGCTCTCAACCAACACCTGCGGCGCCAGATGACAGATTATCAGGCTCCCGATATCACCGAGTACATGCGTGTCAAGGACAAACACAAGAAGCTGCAGCAGAGCATTCACACTTGGGAGAGGAAGGTTGGGATCGCTGAG ATGGCCTTGAAGAGCCACGCTAAAGCCTGGAGCGCACAGAGAGCCCCTCTCACTCCTGCATACAGATCTGAGGCTGGAGCTAGATCAGGAGAGCACCAAATCCCAGTGAAGCTCCCAAACATAGCACAACACCGCACATAG